The Caulobacter sp. FWC26 genome contains a region encoding:
- a CDS encoding DegT/DnrJ/EryC1/StrS aminotransferase family protein, which translates to MSMPFIDLGAQQRRIRDKIDAAIAKVLDSGAYVMGPQVREFEAQLAAFGQAKLALSCANGTDAIALPLMAWGVGKGDAVFCPSFTFAATPEVVPWVDATPVFVDVLPDTYNLDPAKLEAAIAGVKAEGKLRPKVVIAVDLFGQPADYPPIKAICDREGLKLIADSAQGFGCTLNGKHPLHWADVATTSFFPAKPLGCYGDGGAVLTNDATLWDLMDSYRVHGKAVGPDLAGKTFDHDPKYLNTRIGMNSRLDTIQAAILIEKLAIFAEEIALRQVVADRYAEGLKGAVISTPAVIEGGVSVWAQYVIEHENRDGLAAHLRAQGVPTAVYYPVPMHVQAPYAQFPRGAGGLPVTEAKAQTVLALPMHPYLGADDQQKIIDAIRAFNG; encoded by the coding sequence ATGAGCATGCCCTTCATCGACCTCGGCGCGCAGCAGCGCCGGATCCGCGACAAGATCGACGCGGCCATCGCCAAGGTGCTGGATAGCGGCGCCTACGTCATGGGCCCGCAGGTGCGCGAGTTCGAGGCCCAGTTGGCCGCGTTCGGCCAGGCCAAGCTTGCCCTGTCGTGCGCCAACGGCACCGACGCCATCGCCCTGCCGCTGATGGCGTGGGGCGTTGGTAAGGGCGACGCGGTGTTCTGTCCGTCCTTCACCTTCGCCGCGACGCCCGAGGTCGTGCCGTGGGTCGACGCGACGCCGGTGTTTGTCGACGTGCTGCCCGACACCTACAATCTCGACCCCGCCAAGCTGGAGGCCGCCATCGCCGGCGTGAAGGCTGAGGGCAAGCTGAGGCCCAAGGTGGTGATCGCCGTCGACCTGTTCGGTCAGCCGGCCGACTATCCGCCCATCAAGGCCATCTGCGACCGCGAGGGCCTGAAGCTGATCGCCGACAGCGCCCAGGGCTTCGGCTGCACCCTGAACGGCAAACACCCCCTGCACTGGGCGGATGTCGCCACCACCAGCTTCTTCCCCGCCAAACCGCTGGGCTGTTACGGCGACGGCGGCGCGGTGCTGACCAATGACGCCACGCTTTGGGACCTGATGGACAGCTATCGCGTCCACGGCAAGGCGGTCGGTCCGGACCTCGCGGGCAAGACCTTCGACCACGATCCGAAGTATCTGAACACCCGGATCGGGATGAACTCGCGGCTCGATACGATCCAGGCGGCGATCCTGATCGAAAAGCTGGCGATCTTCGCCGAGGAGATCGCGCTGCGGCAGGTCGTCGCCGACCGTTACGCCGAGGGCCTCAAGGGTGCGGTGATCTCGACGCCGGCGGTCATCGAGGGCGGTGTCTCGGTCTGGGCTCAGTATGTGATCGAGCATGAGAACCGTGACGGCCTGGCGGCGCATCTGCGCGCGCAGGGCGTGCCGACGGCGGTCTACTATCCTGTCCCGATGCACGTTCAGGCGCCCTACGCCCAGTTCCCGCGCGGCGCCGGCGGCCTGCCGGTCACGGAGGCCAAGGCGCAAACCGTACTGGCGCTGCCGATGCACCCCTATCTGGGCGCTGACGACCAGCAGAAGATCATCGACGCGATCCGCGCCTTCAACGGCTGA
- a CDS encoding NAD(+) synthase, whose translation MGRPSFFSPYRHGFVRVATAVPKVKLADPATNARNILALARDAHDAGVAVIVFPELGLTGYTIDDLLQQDVLLDAVEAAIATLAEESADLAPMIVVGGPIRDGGRLYNTAIAVQGGKVLGVIPKSFLPNYREFYERRWFTPGAGVSGKTLNLAGQSVPFGTDILFRGEGVSSFTVGVEICEDLWTPTPPSTAQALAGAEILLNLSASNITIGKSETRRLLCASQASRMIAAYVYSAAGAGESSTDLAWDGHVDIHEMGALLAETPRFSTGPTWTFADVDVQRLRQERMRVGSFGDAMALAPAKTPFRIASFTFAAPVGDLALARPIERFPFTPSDPAKLRENCYEAYNIQVQGLARRLEASGLKKLVIGISGGLDSTQALLVAAKVVDQLGLPRTNILAYTLPGFATSDRTKSNAWALMTAMGVTAAELDIRPAATQMLKDLDHPFGRGEPVYDVTFENVQAGLRTDYLFRLANYNAALVVGTGDLSELALGWCTYGVGDHMSHYNPNCGAPKTLIQHLIRFVAHSGDVDADAAALLEDILATEISPELVPGEEVQATESFVGPYALQDFNLYYMTRYGMAPSKIAFLAWSAWRDADCGAWPAGLPEAARRAYDLPEIKRWLELFLKRFFANQFKRSAVPNGPKISSGGALSPRGDWRMPSDVTADAWLSELRAGVPA comes from the coding sequence TTGGGTCGTCCGTCGTTCTTCTCGCCCTACCGCCACGGGTTCGTGCGTGTGGCCACCGCCGTACCCAAGGTCAAGCTGGCGGATCCGGCGACCAACGCCCGGAACATCCTGGCTCTAGCGCGTGACGCCCATGACGCCGGTGTGGCGGTCATCGTGTTCCCGGAGCTGGGTCTCACGGGCTACACCATCGATGATCTGTTGCAGCAGGATGTGTTGCTCGACGCCGTCGAGGCCGCGATCGCGACCCTGGCGGAAGAGAGCGCCGATCTTGCCCCGATGATCGTGGTTGGCGGCCCGATCCGCGACGGGGGGCGCCTCTACAATACGGCCATCGCCGTTCAGGGCGGCAAGGTCCTGGGCGTCATTCCCAAGAGTTTCCTGCCCAACTATCGGGAGTTCTATGAGCGGCGCTGGTTCACCCCCGGCGCCGGTGTCTCGGGCAAGACCTTGAATCTGGCCGGCCAGTCGGTCCCCTTTGGGACCGACATCCTGTTTCGCGGCGAGGGCGTGTCGTCCTTCACGGTGGGCGTCGAGATCTGCGAGGATCTCTGGACCCCGACCCCGCCCAGCACGGCCCAGGCCCTGGCCGGGGCCGAGATCCTGCTGAACCTGTCGGCCAGCAACATCACCATCGGCAAGTCCGAAACACGGCGCCTGCTCTGCGCCAGCCAGGCTTCCCGGATGATCGCGGCCTATGTCTATTCGGCGGCCGGGGCGGGAGAGAGCTCGACCGACCTGGCCTGGGACGGCCACGTGGATATCCACGAGATGGGCGCCCTGCTCGCGGAGACCCCGCGCTTTTCGACCGGGCCGACCTGGACCTTCGCCGATGTGGACGTCCAGCGCCTTCGGCAGGAGCGGATGCGCGTCGGCAGCTTCGGCGATGCGATGGCTCTCGCGCCGGCCAAGACGCCGTTTCGGATTGCCTCGTTCACGTTCGCCGCGCCTGTCGGCGATCTGGCGCTGGCCCGGCCGATCGAGCGTTTTCCGTTCACCCCGTCCGATCCCGCCAAGCTGCGCGAAAACTGCTATGAGGCCTACAACATCCAGGTCCAGGGCCTGGCGCGGCGCCTGGAGGCCTCGGGCCTGAAGAAGCTGGTGATCGGCATTTCGGGGGGGCTGGACTCGACCCAGGCCCTGCTCGTGGCCGCCAAGGTCGTGGATCAGCTCGGCCTGCCGCGGACAAATATCCTGGCCTACACCCTGCCGGGTTTCGCGACTTCGGACCGGACCAAGTCGAACGCCTGGGCCCTGATGACAGCGATGGGCGTCACCGCCGCCGAACTCGATATCCGGCCCGCGGCGACCCAGATGCTGAAGGATCTGGATCACCCGTTCGGGCGCGGCGAGCCCGTCTACGATGTGACCTTCGAGAATGTCCAAGCCGGGCTGCGCACTGACTACCTGTTCCGGCTGGCCAACTACAACGCCGCCCTCGTGGTGGGCACCGGGGATCTGTCGGAGCTGGCGCTGGGCTGGTGCACCTACGGCGTCGGCGATCACATGAGCCACTACAATCCCAACTGCGGCGCGCCCAAGACCCTGATCCAACACCTGATCCGCTTTGTGGCTCACTCTGGCGACGTGGACGCCGACGCTGCGGCCCTGCTCGAGGATATCCTGGCGACGGAAATCTCGCCGGAGCTTGTGCCGGGGGAAGAGGTCCAGGCGACCGAGAGTTTCGTGGGTCCCTACGCCCTGCAGGACTTCAATCTCTACTACATGACCCGCTACGGCATGGCGCCGTCCAAGATCGCGTTCCTGGCCTGGAGCGCCTGGCGTGACGCCGATTGCGGCGCCTGGCCCGCGGGCCTGCCCGAAGCCGCGCGCCGCGCTTACGATCTGCCGGAGATCAAGCGCTGGCTGGAGCTGTTCCTGAAGCGGTTCTTCGCCAACCAGTTCAAACGCTCGGCCGTGCCGAACGGGCCGAAGATCTCGTCGGGCGGCGCGCTGTCGCCCCGGGGCGACTGGCGGATGCCCTCGGACGTCACCGCCGACGCCTGGCTGTCCGAGCTGCGCGCGGGCGTGCCCGCCTGA
- the rfbD gene encoding dTDP-4-dehydrorhamnose reductase has product MRILQFGQTGQVATAMRVAAQGRAALTALSRTDCDVADPERVRAAILAADCDLVINTAAFTQVDPAEAAPDSAFAVNAQAPGVMAAACAERGLPFVHLSTDAVFNGRTDRPYVETNRPEPINVYGRSKLAGEQAVLAHPRAVVLRISWVFSRYGRNYVSFMLKLARERDVLKVVADQFGSPTDGEALADFLIGAAPRWTQASVDDPAFGLFHFANAGETSRFDFAKAAIDRDPLAKARLEATTQAAFAEPAPRPPRSPLDTAKLRAVFDFTPEPWRPAVERTADRLVAAGLPG; this is encoded by the coding sequence ATGAGGATTCTACAGTTCGGCCAGACGGGTCAGGTCGCCACCGCGATGCGGGTCGCGGCGCAGGGGCGGGCGGCGCTGACCGCCTTGTCGCGCACCGATTGCGACGTTGCCGATCCCGAGCGCGTCCGCGCCGCGATCCTGGCCGCAGACTGCGATCTTGTGATCAACACCGCCGCCTTCACCCAGGTCGATCCCGCCGAGGCTGCGCCCGACTCGGCCTTCGCCGTCAACGCGCAGGCCCCCGGCGTCATGGCCGCCGCCTGCGCCGAGCGGGGGCTGCCGTTCGTGCATCTGTCGACCGACGCGGTGTTCAACGGCCGGACCGATCGTCCCTATGTCGAGACCAATCGCCCCGAGCCGATCAATGTCTATGGCCGCTCCAAGCTGGCCGGCGAGCAGGCGGTTCTGGCCCACCCTCGCGCCGTCGTGCTGCGCATCTCCTGGGTCTTTTCGCGTTACGGCCGCAACTATGTCAGCTTCATGCTGAAGCTGGCGCGCGAGCGGGACGTCCTGAAGGTGGTGGCTGACCAGTTCGGTTCGCCCACCGACGGCGAGGCCTTGGCGGACTTTCTGATCGGCGCCGCGCCGCGCTGGACCCAGGCGTCTGTGGACGATCCCGCGTTTGGCCTGTTCCATTTCGCCAACGCCGGCGAGACCAGCCGCTTCGACTTCGCCAAGGCCGCGATCGATCGGGATCCGCTGGCGAAGGCCAGGCTTGAGGCGACCACCCAGGCGGCGTTCGCCGAGCCCGCGCCCCGTCCGCCCCGCTCGCCGCTCGACACGGCCAAGCTGCGGGCCGTGTTCGATTTCACGCCCGAACCTTGGCGCCCGGCGGTCGAGCGCACGGCGGATCGGCTGGTCGCGGCGGGGCTCCCCGGCTAA
- the tkt gene encoding transketolase produces the protein MPVSPIKMADAIRVLSMDAVHKAKSGHQGMPMGMADVATVLWGKFLKFDASKPDWADRDRFVLSAGHGSMLLYSLLHLTGFKAVTMKEIENFRQWGSLTPGHPEVHHTPGVETTTGPLGQGLATAVGMAMAEAHLAARYGSDLVDHRTWVIAGDGCLMEGVSHEAISIAGRLRLKKLTVLFDDNNTTIDGVATIAETGDQVARFKAAGWAVKVVDGHDHGKIAAALRWATKQDRPSMIACKTLISKGAGPKEGDPHSHGYTLFDNEIAASRVAMGWDAAPFTVPDDIAKAWKSVGRRGAKVRKAWEAKLAASAEGADFSRAMKGELPANAFEALDAHIAKALETKPVNATRVHSGSALDHLIPAIPEMIGGSADLTGSNNTLVKGMGAFDAPGYEGRYVHYGVREFGMAAAMNGMALHGGIIPYSGTFLAFADYSRAAIRLGALMEARVVHVMTHDSIGLGEDGPTHQPVEHVASLRAIPNLLVFRPADAVEAAECWKAALQHQRTPSVMTLSRQKTPHVRTQGGDLSAKGAYELLAAEGGEAQVTIFASGTEVGVAVAARDILQAQGKPTRVVSTPCWELFDQQPATYQAAVIGKAPVRVAVEAGVRMGWERFIGENGKFVGMKSFGASAPFERLYKEFGITAEAVAEAASA, from the coding sequence ATGCCCGTTTCGCCCATCAAGATGGCCGACGCGATCCGCGTCCTTTCCATGGACGCCGTGCACAAGGCCAAGTCCGGACACCAGGGCATGCCGATGGGCATGGCCGACGTGGCGACGGTCCTGTGGGGCAAGTTCCTGAAGTTTGATGCGTCCAAGCCCGACTGGGCCGACCGCGACCGCTTCGTGCTGTCGGCCGGCCACGGCTCGATGCTGCTCTATTCGCTGCTGCATCTGACCGGCTTCAAGGCCGTGACGATGAAGGAGATCGAGAACTTCCGTCAGTGGGGTTCGCTGACCCCCGGCCACCCGGAAGTCCATCACACGCCCGGCGTCGAGACCACCACGGGTCCGCTGGGCCAGGGCCTGGCGACCGCCGTCGGCATGGCCATGGCCGAGGCCCATCTGGCCGCGCGCTACGGCTCTGATCTCGTCGATCACCGCACCTGGGTGATCGCCGGCGACGGCTGCCTGATGGAAGGCGTCAGCCACGAGGCCATCAGCATCGCCGGCCGCCTGCGCCTGAAGAAGCTGACGGTGCTGTTCGACGACAACAACACCACCATCGACGGTGTGGCCACGATCGCCGAGACCGGCGACCAGGTCGCCCGCTTCAAGGCCGCCGGCTGGGCGGTGAAGGTCGTCGACGGCCATGACCACGGCAAGATCGCCGCCGCCCTGCGCTGGGCCACCAAGCAGGACCGCCCGAGCATGATCGCGTGCAAGACGCTGATCTCCAAGGGCGCGGGCCCCAAGGAAGGCGACCCCCACAGCCACGGCTACACCCTGTTCGACAACGAGATCGCCGCCTCGCGCGTGGCCATGGGCTGGGACGCTGCGCCCTTCACCGTGCCGGACGACATCGCCAAGGCCTGGAAGAGCGTCGGCCGTCGCGGCGCCAAGGTCCGCAAGGCCTGGGAGGCCAAGCTGGCCGCCTCGGCCGAGGGCGCCGACTTCAGCCGCGCCATGAAGGGCGAGCTGCCGGCCAACGCCTTCGAGGCGCTGGACGCCCACATCGCCAAGGCCCTGGAGACCAAGCCGGTCAACGCCACCCGCGTTCACTCCGGCTCGGCCCTGGATCATCTGATCCCGGCGATCCCCGAGATGATCGGCGGCTCGGCCGACCTGACCGGCTCCAACAACACCCTGGTCAAGGGCATGGGCGCCTTCGACGCCCCCGGCTACGAGGGCCGCTACGTCCACTACGGCGTGCGTGAGTTCGGCATGGCCGCGGCCATGAACGGCATGGCCCTGCACGGCGGGATCATCCCCTATTCGGGCACCTTCCTGGCCTTCGCCGACTACAGCCGCGCGGCCATCCGCCTGGGCGCCCTGATGGAGGCCCGCGTCGTCCACGTGATGACCCACGACTCGATCGGTCTGGGCGAGGACGGCCCCACCCACCAGCCGGTCGAGCACGTCGCCAGCTTGCGCGCCATCCCCAACCTCCTGGTCTTCCGTCCGGCCGACGCGGTCGAGGCCGCCGAGTGCTGGAAAGCTGCCCTGCAGCACCAGCGCACCCCGTCCGTGATGACCTTGTCGCGGCAGAAGACCCCGCACGTGCGCACCCAGGGCGGCGACCTGTCGGCCAAGGGCGCCTACGAGCTGCTGGCGGCCGAGGGCGGCGAGGCTCAGGTGACCATCTTCGCCTCGGGCACCGAGGTGGGCGTGGCCGTCGCCGCGCGCGACATCCTGCAGGCTCAGGGCAAGCCGACCCGCGTCGTCTCCACCCCCTGCTGGGAGCTCTTCGACCAGCAGCCCGCCACCTACCAGGCCGCCGTCATCGGCAAGGCCCCGGTTCGCGTGGCCGTCGAAGCCGGCGTGCGCATGGGCTGGGAGCGCTTTATCGGCGAAAACGGCAAGTTCGTCGGCATGAAGAGCTTCGGCGCTTCGGCGCCGTTCGAGCGTCTCTATAAGGAATTTGGCATCACCGCAGAGGCCGTGGCCGAAGCGGCGTCCGCCTGA
- a CDS encoding HAD-IIIA family hydrolase encodes MTRQTILPPLKAVFLDRDGVLNVDHGYVHDPARLDWIEGAREAVAAMTRAGLTVLVVTNQSGIGRGYFDEAALERFHAAMQAQLADVGGRIDAFYYCPFHETAVVEAYRVANHPDRKPNPGMILRGLADWGLSAEAAVIIGDRDIDVEAGRRAGVPGYLFEGGSLRDFVASVLGDRVPALR; translated from the coding sequence ATGACCCGTCAGACCATTCTTCCGCCGCTCAAGGCCGTGTTCCTCGATCGCGACGGCGTGCTCAACGTCGATCACGGCTACGTGCACGATCCGGCGCGGCTGGACTGGATCGAGGGCGCCCGCGAGGCGGTCGCGGCGATGACGCGAGCGGGACTGACCGTGCTGGTGGTCACCAATCAGTCCGGGATCGGCCGCGGCTATTTCGACGAGGCGGCGCTGGAACGCTTCCATGCGGCCATGCAGGCGCAGCTGGCCGATGTGGGCGGGCGGATCGACGCCTTCTACTACTGCCCTTTTCACGAGACAGCGGTGGTCGAGGCCTATCGGGTCGCCAACCATCCGGACCGCAAGCCCAATCCCGGCATGATCCTGCGCGGCCTGGCCGACTGGGGACTGTCGGCCGAGGCGGCCGTGATCATCGGCGACCGCGACATCGACGTCGAGGCCGGGCGGCGCGCGGGCGTGCCGGGCTATCTGTTCGAAGGCGGCAGCCTGCGAGACTTCGTAGCCTCCGTGCTGGGTGATCGCGTTCCGGCGCTGAGATGA
- a CDS encoding AGE family epimerase/isomerase has product MTDAFADAARLRDRLKTWAAETAYPIWWEIGADRSKGGFFEKIDLEGRAVDGPRRGRVLPRQIYAYAIAGELGWRGPWRAAVQHGLDFFLSAYRRADGQFRTLVGPSGEALDDTADLYDQAFAIFALAAVAKALPERAEDVRSLALVVRERLIAERKHPVAGFHQANPPTAPLQSNPHMHLFEAMLAWNEIDADPAWLALADEIAELALARFIHAETGMVREFFDLDWNPAPGVEGRICEPGHQFEWGWLLLRWGKLAGRPDATAAALKMIDDAEKLGTDFARGVAINALLDDYSVHDAAARLWPQTERIKAAVLAAETTGDAKYWEMAVSAAVGLLAYLRTPVPGLWRDKYLADETFVEEPAPASSFYHIVLAILEMDRVISAAA; this is encoded by the coding sequence ATGACCGACGCCTTCGCCGACGCCGCCCGCCTTCGCGATCGCCTGAAGACCTGGGCGGCCGAGACCGCCTATCCGATCTGGTGGGAGATCGGCGCGGACCGCTCGAAGGGCGGCTTCTTCGAGAAGATCGACCTTGAGGGCCGCGCCGTTGACGGACCTCGACGCGGGCGGGTTCTTCCGCGCCAGATCTATGCCTACGCCATCGCGGGCGAGCTGGGCTGGCGGGGCCCCTGGCGCGCCGCCGTGCAACACGGGCTGGACTTCTTCCTGTCGGCCTATCGCCGCGCCGACGGCCAGTTCCGCACCCTGGTGGGCCCCAGCGGCGAAGCCCTGGACGACACCGCCGACCTCTACGACCAGGCCTTCGCGATCTTCGCCCTGGCGGCGGTGGCCAAGGCGCTGCCGGAGCGCGCGGAAGACGTTCGTAGCCTCGCCCTTGTGGTGCGCGAACGCCTGATCGCCGAGCGCAAGCATCCGGTCGCGGGCTTCCACCAGGCGAACCCGCCCACCGCGCCGTTACAATCGAACCCGCACATGCACCTGTTCGAGGCGATGCTGGCGTGGAACGAAATCGACGCGGACCCGGCGTGGCTCGCCCTGGCCGACGAGATCGCCGAACTGGCCCTGGCCAGATTCATCCACGCCGAGACGGGCATGGTCCGCGAGTTCTTCGACCTCGACTGGAACCCGGCGCCGGGCGTCGAGGGCCGCATCTGCGAGCCGGGGCATCAGTTCGAATGGGGCTGGCTGCTCTTGCGATGGGGCAAGCTGGCCGGTCGCCCCGACGCGACGGCCGCCGCCCTGAAAATGATCGACGACGCCGAGAAGCTGGGAACCGATTTCGCCCGGGGCGTCGCGATCAACGCCTTGCTGGACGACTATTCCGTCCACGACGCCGCCGCGCGTCTCTGGCCTCAGACCGAACGGATCAAGGCGGCGGTGCTCGCCGCGGAGACCACCGGCGACGCCAAGTATTGGGAGATGGCCGTATCCGCCGCGGTCGGCCTCTTGGCCTATCTGCGCACGCCGGTTCCGGGCCTTTGGCGCGACAAGTACCTGGCCGACGAGACCTTCGTGGAAGAGCCGGCCCCAGCCAGCTCCTTCTACCACATCGTCCTCGCGATCCTGGAGATGGACCGCGTGATCAGCGCGGCCGCGTGA
- a CDS encoding mechanosensitive ion channel family protein → MKTKPSILPADTPLPSLANVKADETMLGHFLDWLGKLAVNLVVAALILAVTFWAAGWAARFMRRTLTRVHRTNPDPTLESFAASLARYAIVAVGLVAVLQQLGVQATSIIAVLGAASLAIGLALQGALSNVAAGVMILLFRPYRVGDVIETATRQGTVKSLDLLFTEIATPDNVKVMIPNSKVFGDVILNYSNHRHRRVDVLFKVPLKTDLVAVLKRLRERAENDARIRQDPAPMIEVTDLSEAFAQAAIRVWTAAADFGPVKTDLMLSAHLLAEDPMRTDLPPPRPSKAIDPSPTMPGEGEHHHLLALIKPRRSRKAGVKSKAPADKPQ, encoded by the coding sequence ATGAAGACAAAGCCCAGCATCCTGCCGGCCGATACGCCGTTGCCCTCCCTGGCCAATGTGAAGGCCGACGAGACCATGCTCGGACATTTCCTCGACTGGCTGGGCAAGCTGGCCGTGAACCTGGTGGTCGCAGCCCTGATCCTGGCGGTCACCTTCTGGGCCGCCGGCTGGGCGGCGCGCTTCATGCGCCGCACCCTGACCCGCGTGCATCGCACCAACCCCGATCCGACCCTCGAGAGCTTCGCCGCCTCCCTCGCCCGCTACGCCATCGTGGCCGTCGGGCTCGTGGCCGTGCTGCAGCAGCTTGGCGTGCAGGCGACCTCGATCATCGCGGTCCTAGGCGCGGCGTCGCTGGCCATCGGCCTCGCACTGCAAGGCGCGCTGTCGAATGTCGCGGCCGGCGTGATGATCCTGCTGTTTCGTCCCTACCGTGTCGGCGATGTCATCGAGACCGCGACGCGTCAGGGCACGGTCAAGTCGCTCGACCTGCTGTTCACCGAGATCGCCACGCCCGACAACGTCAAGGTGATGATTCCCAACAGCAAGGTGTTCGGCGATGTCATCCTGAACTACTCCAATCACCGTCATCGACGGGTGGACGTGCTGTTCAAGGTGCCTCTGAAAACCGACCTGGTGGCGGTGCTCAAGCGTCTGCGCGAGCGGGCCGAAAACGACGCCCGCATCCGCCAGGACCCCGCGCCGATGATCGAGGTCACCGACCTTTCAGAAGCCTTCGCCCAGGCGGCGATCCGGGTGTGGACGGCGGCTGCCGATTTCGGTCCGGTCAAGACCGACCTGATGCTGTCGGCGCATCTGCTCGCCGAGGACCCGATGCGGACCGACCTGCCGCCGCCGCGGCCATCCAAGGCCATCGACCCCTCGCCCACCATGCCGGGCGAAGGCGAGCATCACCATCTGCTGGCCCTGATCAAGCCGCGCCGGAGCCGCAAGGCCGGCGTCAAGTCCAAGGCGCCGGCCGACAAGCCGCAATAG
- the fsa gene encoding fructose-6-phosphate aldolase — MQIFLDSTDTKVIADLASTGLIDGVTTNPTLIAKSGRPMLEVIAEICDIVPGPISAEVAATTADAMIAEGQKLAKIAPNVVVKIPLTRDGLIACAAFADEEIKTNVTLCFSPTQALLAAKAGATYISPFIGRLDDYGFDGMDLIRDIRAIYDNYGYETEILAASVRNAGHVKEAAIVGADVVTIPPAVFSDLYKHPLTDKGLEQFLKDWASTGQSIL, encoded by the coding sequence ATGCAGATCTTCCTCGACAGCACCGACACCAAGGTCATCGCGGACCTCGCCTCGACCGGCCTGATCGACGGCGTGACCACCAACCCGACCCTGATCGCCAAGTCGGGCCGCCCGATGCTGGAGGTGATCGCCGAGATCTGCGACATCGTCCCGGGTCCGATCAGCGCTGAAGTGGCGGCCACCACGGCCGACGCGATGATCGCCGAAGGTCAGAAGCTGGCCAAGATCGCTCCGAACGTCGTGGTCAAGATCCCGCTGACCCGTGACGGCCTGATCGCCTGCGCCGCCTTCGCCGACGAGGAGATCAAAACCAACGTCACCCTGTGCTTTTCGCCGACCCAGGCCTTGCTCGCCGCCAAGGCGGGCGCGACCTACATCTCGCCGTTCATCGGCCGCCTGGACGACTATGGCTTTGACGGCATGGACCTGATCCGCGACATCCGTGCGATCTATGACAACTACGGCTACGAGACCGAAATCCTGGCGGCCTCGGTGCGCAACGCCGGCCACGTCAAGGAAGCCGCGATCGTCGGCGCCGACGTCGTGACGATCCCGCCCGCGGTGTTCAGCGATCTCTACAAGCACCCGCTGACCGACAAGGGCCTGGAGCAGTTCCTGAAGGACTGGGCCTCGACCGGTCAGTCGATCCTCTAG
- a CDS encoding mannose-1-phosphate guanylyltransferase/mannose-6-phosphate isomerase — translation MAAIYPVILCGGSGTRLWPASRSDQPKQFLKLVGDRSSFQETVLRVKDIPGVAEVVVVTGEAMVAFVAEQTAEIGAWATILVEPEARDSAPAVAAAAAYVQAQDPAGVVLMLAADHHIAQPEIFQQAAVTAARAAEQGYIVTFGVQPTVPATGFGYIRPGAPLLDGSVREVAAFVEKPDQATAERYLLEGYLWNSGNFAFQASTLLAEFDVFEPTVAAAARGCVAGLALEAGIGRLNREAFAQAKKISLDYAIMERTQKAAVAPAAFAWSDLGAWDAIWEASTRDDDGNAWAGDVELHGSSNVLVRSTGPYVGVIGVNDIVVVAEPDAVLVCHRKDSQAVKTLVDGLKAKGRSIASRKNAVSNGAETLVSTDGFDVELRRWSAGETVLLPVSTIQLLEGVIEMGGEVYAAGALLTLDVEGQARAIGAATLLVTRPR, via the coding sequence TTGGCGGCGATCTATCCGGTGATCCTGTGCGGGGGCTCTGGCACCCGTCTCTGGCCCGCGTCGCGTAGCGACCAGCCCAAGCAATTCCTCAAGCTGGTCGGCGACCGCTCCTCGTTCCAGGAAACCGTCCTGCGCGTGAAGGACATCCCTGGCGTGGCCGAGGTTGTCGTCGTGACCGGCGAGGCGATGGTCGCTTTCGTGGCCGAGCAGACCGCCGAGATCGGCGCCTGGGCCACGATCCTGGTCGAGCCCGAGGCCCGCGACAGCGCGCCGGCCGTGGCCGCCGCCGCCGCCTATGTCCAGGCTCAGGACCCGGCCGGCGTGGTCCTGATGCTGGCCGCCGACCACCACATCGCCCAGCCCGAGATCTTCCAGCAAGCGGCTGTCACCGCCGCCAGGGCGGCCGAGCAGGGCTATATCGTCACGTTCGGGGTGCAGCCGACGGTTCCGGCGACGGGCTTTGGCTACATCCGTCCCGGTGCGCCGCTCCTGGACGGTTCGGTGCGCGAAGTCGCCGCCTTCGTCGAGAAGCCCGACCAGGCCACCGCCGAGCGCTACCTGCTGGAGGGCTATCTCTGGAACAGCGGCAACTTCGCCTTCCAGGCCTCGACCCTGCTGGCCGAGTTCGACGTCTTCGAGCCCACGGTCGCCGCCGCCGCCAGGGGCTGTGTCGCCGGCCTGGCGCTGGAGGCTGGGATCGGCAGGCTCAACCGCGAAGCCTTCGCCCAGGCCAAGAAGATCTCGCTCGACTACGCGATCATGGAACGCACCCAAAAGGCCGCCGTGGCGCCGGCCGCGTTCGCCTGGTCGGATCTGGGGGCCTGGGACGCGATCTGGGAAGCCTCGACGCGCGACGACGACGGCAACGCCTGGGCGGGCGATGTCGAGCTGCACGGATCGTCCAATGTCCTGGTGCGGTCGACCGGACCCTATGTCGGCGTGATCGGCGTCAACGACATCGTCGTGGTGGCCGAGCCTGACGCGGTGCTGGTCTGCCATCGCAAGGACAGCCAGGCGGTCAAGACGCTCGTGGACGGCCTCAAGGCCAAGGGTCGTTCGATCGCCTCGCGTAAGAACGCCGTCTCGAACGGCGCCGAAACGTTGGTCTCGACCGACGGTTTCGACGTCGAACTGCGCCGCTGGTCGGCGGGCGAGACGGTGCTGCTGCCCGTCTCGACGATCCAACTTCTGGAGGGTGTGATCGAGATGGGCGGCGAGGTCTACGCCGCCGGAGCGCTCTTGACGCTGGATGTCGAGGGTCAGGCCCGCGCGATCGGCGCCGCGACCCTGCTGGTCACGCGGCCGCGCTGA